The sequence cgctatgtacagcacatgcgtGGCTCCACTCGCCTGTGCCATACATAGCGATGCCACGCATGTGTCGCTGGCAATATGCCCCACCCTGGTTGCCGGTTAGCCTTCCTTCATCACTGGAAAGCCATGGCTTGGGGAATACAGAttggcccacaggccagaggttGTGCAGCCATGTGCAATGAGAAAAGTCGTACCAAAAACACCAAACCAACAATTCAATAAACGCTGCAGCAGCATATTTAAAACTGCAACCTTGACAGGaggcaagagtaataaaaagagaagcaaaaggaataaaaaaacatacaaaatttaTTGATGAATAGAGCAAACACATTAAAATACTTATTGAAGCAAGTcccaaataaaaaatgcatttaaaaagaagtacCATGACAGGGGAAATACACTgaaatagaagaatggagaaagagaagcatttgcaagatctctctgcctctccattGCTGTCTTGTGCCAATTAAActcatgtgaaatgagtgcactaTCATAAAAACTTTCCCCACACTTGTGGGTTATTTAGTGGGAATTGTCTTGTGCTGATTAACTGGAGATTTAAAAAAGGGTCTTGCTGCGGCCTGAGAAGCTCTGCGATGTCTCCTATTTATGCTTCAGTTGGTGTAACCCAAGGCTTCCGCTGCACCCAAATGTTCTGGAACAAATGGAACATACAAAACATTTCATTTTAGGGCAGGTTACATTTTGTTCAACAAGACTtggttcagaagcatggctgaggccaaaatctggcacctctcctctatgaattctctgatgtgcCATAAGGGAGGTGATGCACCTGAAGCTCTCTCCGCATTCTGAGCATTTGTGAGGTCCTTCTTCATTGTGCACCCTGTTATGTTTAATGAGATCAAACAGAGAAGTAAAGTCCTTGTCGCATTTTGAGCATTTGTATGTTTTCTCCACTTCATGGATTCTCTGGTGTGCGCTGAGCTGCGTGCTGAACTGGAAGCCCTGCTCACATTTTGagcatttaaaatgcttctctttcGTGTGGATtaagctatttaaaaaaaaaaaaagtcacaagaAATCCACAGCACAAATGGACAACAAAACCTGAGGCAATGAGTTCTTGTCACTAAAAGGACGCAAGAACCCTCTCAAAgcatggattgtgtgtgtgtatttgaaggTTTGGggaatgcagcttctgggtggctCCTGTGATGCCAAAAAGATGGATGCCGAGACTGAGGTCACATTCACGCCATACATTTATAACTGTTGCCATGGCTTCATCCAAAGAATGATGGGAAAAGTAGTTTGTACTTCATAGACCTACAATTGCCAGCTCCCTTAAGAActgaagttcccaggattccttggggggaagCTTTAAAAGTATTGTGTGGTTGTGACTTTCTTAGGATAGTTGAGGAAGTTACACGGTTTCCATCCGCTGTGCATTCTCACCTTCATGAGGTCTCGGTTCATCATCTAAACTCTCATTGAGATTTGCGCGTCTCCTTTGTCTGGTGCTATTGATGCCTCTTGAGGTCTGATTTactggtgaagctctttccacattgttcacaattataCAATTTCTCCCCTATATGGGAAGACCTTGTATGTCTGTCTTTGTTCCATCTGTGTATGATTCTCTTAAGTCTAGTAAGGACTGACCTGCTGCTGAAACATTTTCTACACCCTGAGCATTTATAAGGTTTCTCTGCTTTGTGTGCTGTTCTTCTATGTTTGGTAAGGTATGACCACTTAGTATAGTTTTCCCCGCGAGCTGAACATTTATACTTTTTTTGGCGAATTATCTGTTAAATCAGAAGATTGGAGCTCTTACTAAAGCTTTTTCTACCCAGTGATAACTTAAAAGGAGTCTTCCTCCTGTGAAGCTTTAGATGTTTAGTGAGGTTTGATTTCTGACTGATGCACTTACCACACACTGAGTATTTATGGGGTCTTCCCTTTTGTGAATCCTCTGATGTCTAGTAAGGTTTGACATCTTAGCAAAACATTTATTACAGACTGAACATttgaaaggtttctcccctgtgtgagttctcttATGTACTGTAAGGTATGAGCTGTGTGCGAAACGTTTCCCACACTGAGAACATTTGTAGGGCTTCTTCTttgtgtgagttctttgatgtgCATTAAGGTATGAGCTGCGTGCGAAACGTTTCCCACACACAGAACATTTGTAGGGCTTCACCCCTGTGTGAATTATTTGATGTGCATTAAAGTTTGATCTCACATTAAAGCTTTTTTTGCACACTGTACATTTGAAAGGcatctcccctgtgtgggttcttttATGTACTTTAAGGTTCCATTTCTtgcggaagctctttccacagtctGAACAtttatgtgatttctgttctgtaTGAATCTTTTGATGGGCAGCAAATGGCTTCTGAttcctgaagctccttccacactccaaacaagTAAATCGCTTCACCTCTGTAGGGTATGTGGGGCTGTTTCCATTGTTTCTGCTCCCACTGCTTATTTCTCCAGATTCTTCCATTTGTATTGTTTTCTCCTCTGTGGACACTCTGAAAGAGTCTCTGTTTTCTGGTTGGTCTCCTTGCTCAGTGAAGAAGCCACTTTGAGAAGTGATGGATTTTTCTGTCTTCCGTTTTCTGTGGCTTCTCTTTTCCCTCCTTGGTCCATCGTGACTCAGGAGGTTCTGctccaccatctcatcctgtgctTTTTTCAAAGTTTTCCTTTTGTTCTGTCTCCACTGCACAACACCTGCTGGAtaagagagaaggaaaacatgggtgtcagagagagagatggaaactgAGACATTCAATGTAATATGTTTTGTCTTTTTGATACACTTTTGGACCATTGCTGTCTAAGCGGGCAATAAGTTGCCATCATTGGTGACCTTTCTTTCCACTCTGCTCAATATCCTGAGTCTGGTTTTGCCGTTGCCTCAGATTCACCAGCAAGTTTCTACCTGTAGAGATTCTACTCTCgagagaaaatattttctcaGTCTGCAGGTGAAAGCTTACATTGGCTTTAGGAAGCATAGCTATATTGTTTGTCCCTCATGAGGTTAGATCAAGATTTCTAATTCTTGATGCATTGAAACTTTTCTAATGCTCAAGAGCAGACAATACAACAAAAGTAGCAGACTACGAACATAGGGAAAGTAGTTgtgaacaacaaacaaaacaacaaaaattacaaagcgAAATTGAAAAATTTCTGCACAaggcgcatacacacacacacacacacacacacacacacacacacaactcaagAGCAGTACAGTTTCCCCAGCAAACAGAACCTACATAGAGTGGGTTCTATGTCAGTCCATTACTTTTAGTGGGTCTATTGTAAATTGGTGTAGCATGGGATGACCTCAAAAATAGCCCCGTGTTCTTGTCATTAAGACCTCGAGCTCAGGAGGAATTCTGCCTGGGGCTTCCCTCCCCAATATACATTGCCCAGGAGTCCCATTACTTACCAGTATCCATATCTCTCTGAGCTGTGGCTTCACTGGGGGCTGTTCCTTGAAAAATGGCCTTCTGACTAACCATTTCCTGATGCACAACGCAGGAGTCTTGTTCCTTGGTGGCATCAACAGCGGGCTGAAAGGTGGATTCCTTGGGGGCTTTCCAATCTCCTCCGCCAGCAATAGGTTTAACTACATCCTCCCCTGGGTGTGTTTCCTCAGGATACCCAATTCTGATATGGACAATGTGCTTTTGTAGGACATCTTGGTCATACACAATGCAGGTTTCTTGTCCTTTAGCAGCATCACCAACAGTCTGGGCTGGAGGTTCACTGGGGACCCTGGAGTCTAGTTTGCTTCTTCCACGAAGAAGGTgtacatcttcctcctcctcagctgggTGGGCTTCCTGCTGACCCTCAGTTCTCTTATGGATGATGGGCTTTGGCCTGATGGATTCCCCATAGACTATGCACAGGTCTGGCTCCTTGCAAGTATCAAGCATCATCATCCTGGCTGTGGCATTAACAACAGCCTGGGCTGGAGTTTTACTTGGGACACTGGAGTCTCCTTTGCTGTAAACTGGACCCTCCCCTGAGCTGATTTTCTGCAAACACGTCTTTCTCATGCAGGTGTTGGAGTACTGCCAGATGTTTTCCTCACCCACAATGCACACATCCTGCTCCTTAGCAGCACCAGGAATTGCCTGTACTGTGATTTCCCAGGAGGCTTTGCAACTTTCTCCAGCAAAAATGGgtacatcctcctcctcctcctccttgactgggtGGGCTGGGTGGGCTTTCTGCTGACCTCCCGTTCTCTTATGGATGATGGGCTTTTGCCTGATGGGTTCCCCATAGACAATGCACAGGTCTGGCTCCTTGCAATTATCAAACATCATCATCGTGTCTGTGGTCCAACTGGGCTCCTTGCAACCTTCTTCTTAGGCACAGGCGTCTTCTGTTTCGTCTACTGGCTGCCGCTTTCCCTTTGCCTGTTTAGGAAAGTAGATTGTTAGAAACAAAGCATCTTGAGAAACAGGAAATACAGAGAATTAGAAGCACAGGAGTATCCCCGTATGCACACTGGACACTCACTGGTTTAGGAAGACAGCTCAGAAATGAATCTTTTCCTTCATGATCCTCATGTACACAAGAGAATAGTAACTTTGGCcacttagctcagtactgtctacactgacgggCAGCAGCTCCCAGGGTTTCATATGGGAAGCCTCTCCCAAGCCCTACATGGAGATACTGGGTATTGAACTTGCCACCTTCTGCAATGCAAGGCAGGCACGCCACCATTGAGTTGCAGTTCCTTCCCCCTAAGACTCCATTGCTGTCTTGTGCTGATTAAACTGACGTGAAATGAGTGCACTATCATAAAAGCTTTCCCCACACTTGTGGGTTATTCAGTGGGAATTGTCTTGTGCTGATTAATTGGAGATTTAAAAAAGGGTCTTGCTTCGGCCTGAGAAGCTCTGTGATGTCTCCTATTTATGCTTCAGTTGGTGTAACCCAAGGCTTCCGCTGCACCCAAATGTTCTGGAACAAATGGAACATACAAAACATTTCATTTTAGGGCAGGTTACATTATGTTCAACAAGACTTGGTACAGAAGCATGGCTGAGGCCAAAATCTGGCtcctctcctctatgaattctctgatgttcCATAAGGGAGGTGGTGCACCTGAAGCTCTCTCCGCATTCTGAGCATTTGTGAGGTCCTTCTTCAATGTGCACCCTGTTATGTTTAATGAGATCAAATGGAGAAGTAAAGTCCTTGTGGCAGTTTGAGCATTTGTATGTTTTCTCCAGTTCATGGGTTCTCTGGTGTGCGCTGAGCTGCGTGCTGAATTGGAAGCCCTGCTCACATTTTGagcatttaaaatgcttctctttcaTGTGGattaagcttttttttaaaaaaaaaaaaaagtcacaagaAATCCACACCACAAATGGACAACAAAACCTGAGGCAATGGGTTCTCGTCACTAAAAGGACCCAAGAACCCTCTCAAAGCATGGattatgtgtgtgtatttgaagGTTTGGggaatgcagcttctgggtggctCCTGTGATGCCAAAAAGATGGATGCCGAGACTGAGGTCACATTCACGCCATACATTTATAACTGTTGCCATGGCTTCATCCAAAGAATGATGGGAAAATAGTTTGTACTTCATAGACCTACAATTGCCAGCTCCCTTAAGAActgaagttcccaggattccttggggggaagCTTTAAAAGTATTGTGTGGATGCGACCTTCTTAGCATAGTTGAAGAAGTTACATGGTTTCCATCCGCTGTGAGTTCTCCCTTTCATGAGGTCTCAATTCATCATCTAAACTCTCactgagatttgaaccctggttgggCGTCTCCCTTGTGTGGTGCTTTTGATGCCTCTTGAGGTCTGATTTataggtgaagctctttccacattgttcacaattgtacagtttctcccctgtgtggctAGACCTTGTATGTCTGGAAAGACCTCCGCTCTCACGGAAGCTTTTTCTACACACAGGGCATctgtagggtttctctcctgtgtgcctTCTTTTATGTACTGTAAGGTGTGAGCTGTGTGCGAAACATTTATCACACTCCAAACACTTGTAAGGCTTCTCCCTTGTGTGAGTTCTTTTATGGATAGTAAGGTTTGAGCTGTCAGTGAAGCTTTTCTCACACTTTGAACATttgaaaggtttctcccctgtgtgagttctcttATGTACTGTAAGGTTTGAGCTGTCAGTGAAGCTTTTCTCACACTTTGAACATTTGaaaggcttctcccctgtgtgggttcttttATGTACTTTAAGGTTCCATTTCCtgcagaagctctttccacagtctGCACATTTATGTGATTTCTGTCCTGTGTGAATCTTCTGATGGGCAGCAAACTCCTTCTGAttcctgaagctccttccacactccaaacaagTAAATCGCTTCACCTCTGTAGGGCATGTGGGGCTGTTTCCATTGTTTCTGCTCCCACTGCTTATTTCGCCAGATTCTGCCCTTTGAATTGTTTTCTCCTTTGTGGATATTCTCAAAGCATCTCTGTTTTCTGGTTGGTTTCCTTGCTCAGTGAAGAAGCCACTTTGGGGAACGATGGATTTTTCTATCTTCCGTTCTCTGTGGCTTCTCTTTTCCCTCCTTGGTCCATCGTGACTCAGGAGGTTCTGctccaccatctcatcctgtgctTTTTTCAAAGTTTTCCTTTTGTTCTGTCTCCACTGCACAACACCTGCTGGAtaagagagaaggaaaacatggatgtcagagagagagatggaaactgAGACATTCTATGTAATATGTTTTGTCTTTTTGATACAATTTTGGGCCATTGCTGTCTAAGCGGGCAGTAAGTTGCCATCATGGGTGACCTTTCTTTCCACTCTGCTCAAGGTCCTTAGTCTGGTTTTGCCGTTGTCTCAGATTCACCAGCAAGTTTCTACCTGTAGAGATTCTACTCTCGAGAGCAAATATTTTCTCAGTCTCCAGGTGGAAGCTTACATTGGCTTTAGGAAGCATAGCTATATTGTTTGTCCCACAGGAGGTTAGATCAAGATTTCTAATTCTTGATGCATTGAAACTTTTATAATGCTCAAGAGCAGACAATATAGCAAAAGTATCAAACTACGAGCATAGGGAAAGTAGTTgtgaacaacaaacaaaacaacaaaaagtacAAAGCGAAATTAAAAAATTTATGCACAAGgcttatatataaatatatacaactCAAGAGCAGTACAGTTtctccagcaaacaaaacctaAATAGAGTGGGTTCTATGTCCATTACTTTTAGTGGGTCTACTGTAAGTTGGTGTAGCATGGGATGACCTCAAAAATAGCCTTGTGTGCTTGTCATTAAGACCTCGAGCTCAGGAGGAATTCTACCTGGGACCTCCCTCCCCAATATGCATTACCTGGGAGTCCCATTACTTACCAGTATCCATACCTCTCTGAGCTGTGGCTTCACTGGGGGCTCTTCCTTGAAAAATGGCCTTCTGTCTAACCATTCCCTCATGCACAACGCAGGAGTCTTGTTCCTTGGTGGCATCAACAGCGGGCTGGAAGGTGGATTCCTTGGGGGCTTTCCAATCTTCTCCACCAGCAACAGGCTTAACTACATCCTTCCCTGGGTGTGTTTCCTCAGGATACCCAATTCTGATATGGACGGTGGGCTTTTGTAGGACACCTTGGTCATACACAATGGAGATGTCTTGTCCTTTAGCAGCATCAACAACAGTCTGGGCTGGAGGTTCACTGGGGACTCTGGAGTTTAGTTTGTTGTGAATGGGACTCTCCACTGAGTGGGTGTCCTGCAAACACTCCTTTCTTACGCAATTGTTGGGGTTGTGCCAGATGTTTTCCTCACCTACAATGCTCACATCCTGCTCCTTAGCAGCACCAGGAACTGTCTCCAACATGATTTCCCAGGGGGATCTGCAACTTCCTCCACGAAGAAGGGgtacctccgcctcctcctcgaCTGGGTATGCTTCCTGCTGACCCTCAGTTCTCTTATGGATGATGGGCTTTGCCCTGATGGATTCCCCATAGACAATGCACAGGTCTGGCTTCTTAAAAGTATCAAGCATCATCATCCTGGCTGTGGCATCAACAACAGCCTGGGCTGGAGTTTTACTTGGGACACTGGAGTCTCCTTTGCTGTAAAGTGGACCCTCCCCTGAGCTGATTTTCTGCAAACACGTCTTTCTCATGCAGGTGTTGGAGTACTGCCAGATGTTTTCCTCACCCACAATGCACACATCCTGCTCTTTAGCAGCACCAGGAATCGTCTGTACTGTGATTTTCCAGGAGGCTCTGGAACTTCCTCCATGAAAAAGGGGTTCATCCTCCTCATCAACTGGGTGGGCTTCCTGCTGACCCTCCCTTCTCTTATGGATGATGGGCTTTTGCCTGATGGGTTCCCCATAGACAATGCACAGGTCTGGCTCCTTGCAAGTATCAAACATTATCATCCTGGCTGTGGTCCAACTGGGCTCCTTGACACCTTCGTAGGCACAGGCGTCTTCTGCTTCATTTACTGGCTGCCGCTTTCTCTTTGCCTGTTTGAGAAAGAAGATTGTTTGAAATAAGGCATCTTGAGAAACAGGAGATACAAAAATTAGAAGCATAAGAAGTATCCTGTTCAGCCCAGCCTTTAAAGTATACATTGTGTGCCCCATATGCACATTAGACACTCTTCATCTTACTTTTTTAGGAAAATAGCTCAGAAATTATTCTTTTCCTTCATGATCCTCATATACACAAGAGAAGAGTAACTTTGGCcacttagctcagtactgtctacactgactggcagcagatctccagttTCATATGGGAAGCCTCTCCCAAGCCCTAcatggagatactggggattgaacttgccaCCTTTGCAATGCAAGGCaggcactctaccactgagctgtgttcCTTCCCCCTAAGACTCTGCTGCTCTTTGCACCAGGAAATGTAGCAACCTCCATCTGCAGAAGCCCTAATACACAtcctgtccctcttttcctttctgTTGTGTACTCTGGGCTGCAGCTCTGCCTTAAACAATCTCCCCCTTAGTGAAAAATGTAAATATAAGAGAGACAGGAAGAATTACAGGGATAAAGTGTGGCGAAAAGGAATATAAGGTTAAAGCCTTTCCCGACAATATAGTCTTGACAGTACAGCAACCTTTACCTTTGACAGCGGAAGCATTAAAAGTAATTGCAGAATTTGGAATGTTGGCAGGATTGAAAATTAGTAAGGGTAAAGCAAAAATGATGGTGAAAACATGAACGTGGAACAAACAGATCAGCTGCAAAATAAACGGAAATAACAgtgataaagaaaataaaatatttgggggtctgGCTCTCCCCAAAAAACACAAACCTATTCAAGGACAATTATAAAACaacatggaaagaaagaaagacaaatttggaaatatggGACAGATTGAAAGTGTCCTTCTGGGGAAGGATAGCAGCTGTGAAGTTGAGTGTCTTACCTAAGATGCTTTTTTAAATTCCAAACTGTGCCTATTGTTACCGGATTGGGTCCATTCAATGAGTGGCAAAAAACGATTTCTAGGTTTGTATGGCAAgggaccccttcatggatcactgccttgccgtggcgaaggggcttgaataactcagagaagctatgagctatgccgtgcagggccacccaagatggtcaggtcatagtggagagttttgaccaaacgtgatccacctggagcaggaaccggcaagccactccagtatccctgccaagaaaactccatggacaaagacaacaggcatataaaagttatgacgctggaagatgagcccctcaggtcggaaggcgtccaacatgctactgaggaagagcggaggacaagtacaagtagattcagagctgatgaagcggctgggccaaagccgaaaggatgttcagttgcggatatgcctggaagcgaaaggaaagtccaatgctgtaaagaaaaatattgcataggaacctggaatgtaagaaccatgaaccttggtaagttggatgtgatcaaaaatgagatggcaagaataaatattgacatcctgggcatcagtgaactaaaatggacgggaatgggcgaattcagttcggatgaccatcacatctactactgtgggcaagaatcccgtaaaagaaatggagtggccctcatagtcaacaaaagagtggcaaaagctgtactgggatgcaatctcaaaaatgatagaatgatctcgatacgaatccaaggtggatcttttaacatcacagtaatccaagtttatgcaccaaccactggtgctgaagaaactgaaattgaccaattctatgaagacttacaacaccttatagaagtgacaccaaagaaggatgttcttctcattataggggattggaatgctaaagtagggaggcaagagataaaaggaacaactggcaagtttggccttggagttcaaaacgaagcagggcaaaggctaatagagttctgccaagagaacaagatggtcatcacaaacactcttttccaacaatacaagagacgactctacacatggacatcaccagatgggcagcatcgaaatcagattgattatattctctgcagccaaagatggagaagctctatacagtcagcaaaaacaagacctggagcggactgtggctcagatcatcagcttcttatagcaaaattcaagcttaaactgaagaaagtaggagaaaccactgggccggtaagatacaatctaagtcaaattccttatgaatacacagtggaagtgaggaacaggtttaaggatttagatttggtggacagagtgccagaagaactatggatggaggctcgtaacattatacaggaggcagcaacgaaaaccatcccaatgaaaaggatatgcaagaaagcaaagtggctgtccaacgaggccttacaaatagcgggggagagaaggcgagcaaaatgcgagggagatagtgaaagatacaggaaattgaatgcagatttccaaaaaatagcaaggagagacaagaaggccttcttaaacgagcaatgcaaagaaatagaggaaaacaatagaatgggaaaaaccagagatctattcaagaaaattggagatatgaaaggaacatttcgtacaaagatttccataataaaagacaaaagtggcaaggacctaacagaagcagaagacatcaagaagaggtggcaagaatacacagaggaactataccagaaaggaatggatgtctcgtataccccaggtagtgtggttgctgaccttgagccagacatcctggagagtgaagtcaaatgggccttagaaagcactgcaaataacaaggccagtggaagtgatggtattccagctgaactatttaaaattttaaaagatgatgctgttaaggtgctacactcaatatgccagcaaatttggaaaactcagcagtggccagaggattggagaagatcagtctacatcccaatcccaaagggaagtgccaaagaatgctccaactaccgcacaattgcactcatttcacacgctagcaaggttatgcttaaaattctacaaggcaggcttaagcagtatgtggaccgagaactctcagaagtgcaagctggatttcaaaggggcagaggaaccagagaccaaattgcaaacatgtgctggattatggagaaagctagagagttc comes from Podarcis raffonei isolate rPodRaf1 chromosome 2, rPodRaf1.pri, whole genome shotgun sequence and encodes:
- the LOC128408807 gene encoding zinc finger protein 391-like, producing the protein MIMFDTCKEPDLCIVYGEPIRQKPIIHKRREGQQEAHPVDEEDEPLFHGGSSRASWKITVQTIPGAAKEQDVCIVGEENIWQYSNTCMRKTCLQKISSGEGPLYSKGDSSVPSKTPAQAVVDATARMMMLDTFKKPDLCIVYGESIRAKPIIHKRTEGQQEAYPVEEEAEVPLLRGGSCRSPWEIMLETVPGAAKEQDVSIVGEENIWHNPNNCVRKECLQDTHSVESPIHNKLNSRVPSEPPAQTVVDAAKGQDISIVYDQGVLQKPTVHIRIGYPEETHPGKDVVKPVAGGEDWKAPKESTFQPAVDATKEQDSCVVHEGMVRQKAIFQGRAPSEATAQRGMDTAGVVQWRQNKRKTLKKAQDEMVEQNLLSHDGPRREKRSHRERKIEKSIVPQSGFFTEQGNQPENRDALRISTKEKTIQRAESGEISSGSRNNGNSPTCPTEVKRFTCLECGRSFRNQKEFAAHQKIHTGQKSHKCADCGKSFCRKWNLKVHKRTHTGEKPFKCSKCEKSFTDSSNLTVHKRTHTGEKPFKCSKCEKSFTDSSNLTIHKRTHTREKPYKCLECDKCFAHSSHLTVHKRRHTGEKPYRCPVCRKSFRESGGLSRHTRSSHTGEKLYNCEQCGKSFTYKSDLKRHQKHHTRETPNQGSNLSESLDDELRPHERENSQRMETM